One Zeugodacus cucurbitae isolate PBARC_wt_2022May chromosome 3, idZeuCucr1.2, whole genome shotgun sequence genomic region harbors:
- the LOC105214753 gene encoding angiopoietin-related protein 1 isoform X2, protein MFRFVFIILLHYILIFQIGSSFGHRDDGSTVCDCNCNCDLKIEVVNGELNENVHESDDKIDTKASNIEKHLLANRVSKPSSCMEAAANSSKSGIFKIQLKNTDVTDLEVFCENDVASGGWLVILRRRSTSVNFNRSWHDYKEGFGDLTGNYWIGLETLHALTSSCQQELYVQMKASNGTVYYAKYAEFHIASESESYALKRLGNYSGDVRDYLRYNLGMKFSTIHRDNDNWSVSCAQLAHAGWWFNGCIC, encoded by the exons ATGTTTCGCTtcgttttcattattttgttgCATTACATATTAATATTCCAAATCGGGTCTAGTTTTGGTCATCGTGACGATGGAAGTACGGTGTGCGATTGCAATTGTAATTGTGATCTGAAAATAGAAGTCGTTAATGGTGAACTCAACGAAAATGTGCATGAGAGCGATGATAAAATCGACACTAAAGCATCGAACATCGAAAAGCATTTACTTGCGAATCG TGTATCAAAACCGTCTAGTTGTATGGAAGCAGCAGCTAACAGCTCGAAAAGTGGcatttttaaaatacaattaaaaaatactgaTGTCACCGACTTGGAGGTGTTTTGTGAAAATGACGTTGCTTCTGGTGGATGGTTAGTTATACTACGGCGTCGAAGTACCTCTGTGAATTTTAATAGAAGTTGGCATGACTATAAAGAGGGATTTGGCGACTTAACAGGAAACTATTGGATCGGTTTGGAAACCTTGCACGCGCTCACCAGCAGCTGTCAGCAGGAATTGTATGTTCAAATGAAAGCAAGCAATGGTACAGTATACTACGCAAAATATGCAGAATTTCATATTGCTTCTGAGTCAGAAAGCTACGCTTTGAAGAGATTGGGTAATTATAGCGGAGATGTTCGTGATTACCTCAGATATAATTTGGGAATGAAATTTTCAACGATTCATCGGGATAATGATAATTGGTCCGTGAGTTGCGCACAATTAGCGCATGCCGGTTGGTGGTTTAACGGTTGTA TTTGCTAA
- the LOC105214753 gene encoding angiopoietin-related protein 1 isoform X1, with product MFRFVFIILLHYILIFQIGSSFGHRDDGSTVCDCNCNCDLKIEVVNGELNENVHESDDKIDTKASNIEKHLLANRVSKPSSCMEAAANSSKSGIFKIQLKNTDVTDLEVFCENDVASGGWLVILRRRSTSVNFNRSWHDYKEGFGDLTGNYWIGLETLHALTSSCQQELYVQMKASNGTVYYAKYAEFHIASESESYALKRLGNYSGDVRDYLRYNLGMKFSTIHRDNDNWSVSCAQLAHAGWWFNGCSKVLLTAVYDQDSHLFWGGINLSFAQMMIRPTQNCLNQLRLSELN from the exons ATGTTTCGCTtcgttttcattattttgttgCATTACATATTAATATTCCAAATCGGGTCTAGTTTTGGTCATCGTGACGATGGAAGTACGGTGTGCGATTGCAATTGTAATTGTGATCTGAAAATAGAAGTCGTTAATGGTGAACTCAACGAAAATGTGCATGAGAGCGATGATAAAATCGACACTAAAGCATCGAACATCGAAAAGCATTTACTTGCGAATCG TGTATCAAAACCGTCTAGTTGTATGGAAGCAGCAGCTAACAGCTCGAAAAGTGGcatttttaaaatacaattaaaaaatactgaTGTCACCGACTTGGAGGTGTTTTGTGAAAATGACGTTGCTTCTGGTGGATGGTTAGTTATACTACGGCGTCGAAGTACCTCTGTGAATTTTAATAGAAGTTGGCATGACTATAAAGAGGGATTTGGCGACTTAACAGGAAACTATTGGATCGGTTTGGAAACCTTGCACGCGCTCACCAGCAGCTGTCAGCAGGAATTGTATGTTCAAATGAAAGCAAGCAATGGTACAGTATACTACGCAAAATATGCAGAATTTCATATTGCTTCTGAGTCAGAAAGCTACGCTTTGAAGAGATTGGGTAATTATAGCGGAGATGTTCGTGATTACCTCAGATATAATTTGGGAATGAAATTTTCAACGATTCATCGGGATAATGATAATTGGTCCGTGAGTTGCGCACAATTAGCGCATGCCGGTTGGTGGTTTAACGGTTGTAGTAAAGT TTTGCTAACTGCAGTCTACGATCAAGATAGTCATTTATTCTGGGGTGGCATAAACTTATCATTTGCGCAAATGATGATACGACCAACACAAAATTGCCTTAACCAGTTGAGGTTGAGCGAATTAAATTAA